In the genome of Streptomyces collinus, one region contains:
- a CDS encoding sodium/solute symporter has product MNSSYAVPAVALVVVATVLVGAFGLRISRTTSDFYVASRTVGPRLNAAAISGEYLSAASFLGIAGLVLVQGPDMLWYPVGYTAGYLVLLLFVAAPLRRSGAYTLPDFAEARLASQAVRRLAGAFVVGVGWLYLLPQLQGAGLTLTVLTGAPDWLGGVIVAVVVTATVAAGGMRSITFVQAFQYWLKLTALLVPALFLVLTWQSDGAPRHAFDEPATFREQRVVRVDDSIDLTLDRPLSITVTGTVDGRTHTGTRLELPAGTHRIDSGTRLTFAAGAPVPRADRGGGGDLSPSQAESREERPLYATYGLILATFLGTMGLPHVVVRFYTSPHGVAARRTTVAVLGLIGAFYLLPPLYGALGRLYAPELTLTGDPDAAVLLLPDRMIGGVGGDLLGALVAGGAFAAFLSTASGLTMAVAGVLTQDVLPSRGVRHFRLGTVLAMVVPLAASVLVGGLPVADAVGLAFAVSASSFCPLLVLGIWWRRLTPPGAAAGMLVGGGSALLAVAATMAGYPGEGAPLHALLAWPALWSVPLGFLTMILVSLATPGRVPPGTAAVLARFHLPEELRTEVTA; this is encoded by the coding sequence ATGAACTCCAGCTACGCCGTCCCCGCCGTCGCCCTGGTCGTCGTCGCCACGGTCCTGGTGGGCGCCTTCGGCCTGCGCATCTCCCGCACCACCTCCGACTTCTACGTCGCCTCCCGCACCGTCGGCCCCCGCCTCAACGCCGCCGCCATCAGCGGCGAGTACCTCTCCGCCGCCTCCTTCCTGGGTATAGCGGGACTCGTCCTGGTCCAGGGCCCCGACATGCTCTGGTACCCGGTCGGCTACACCGCCGGCTACCTGGTCCTGCTGCTCTTCGTCGCCGCCCCGCTGCGCCGCTCCGGCGCCTACACGCTCCCCGACTTCGCCGAGGCCCGCCTGGCCTCCCAGGCCGTGCGGCGGCTCGCCGGTGCCTTCGTCGTCGGGGTCGGCTGGCTGTACCTGCTGCCCCAGCTCCAGGGCGCCGGACTGACCCTGACCGTGCTGACCGGGGCGCCCGACTGGCTCGGCGGCGTGATCGTCGCTGTCGTCGTCACCGCCACCGTCGCCGCCGGCGGCATGCGCAGCATCACCTTCGTGCAGGCCTTCCAGTACTGGCTGAAGCTCACCGCCCTGCTCGTCCCCGCCCTCTTCCTGGTCCTCACCTGGCAGAGCGACGGAGCACCCCGGCACGCCTTCGACGAACCGGCCACCTTCCGCGAGCAGCGCGTCGTCCGCGTCGACGACAGCATCGACCTCACCCTCGACCGGCCCCTGAGCATCACGGTGACCGGCACCGTCGACGGCCGGACGCACACCGGCACCCGCCTGGAGCTGCCCGCCGGCACCCATCGCATCGACAGCGGCACCCGCCTCACCTTCGCCGCGGGCGCCCCCGTCCCCCGGGCCGACCGCGGCGGCGGCGGAGACCTGTCCCCGTCCCAGGCCGAGAGCCGCGAGGAACGCCCGCTCTACGCGACGTACGGGCTGATCCTCGCCACGTTCCTCGGCACCATGGGCCTGCCCCACGTCGTGGTCCGCTTCTACACCAGCCCGCACGGCGTCGCCGCCCGCCGCACCACCGTCGCGGTCCTCGGCCTGATCGGCGCCTTCTACCTCCTGCCACCCCTCTACGGCGCCCTGGGCCGCCTCTACGCCCCCGAACTCACCCTCACCGGCGACCCGGACGCCGCCGTCCTCCTGCTGCCCGACCGCATGATCGGGGGAGTGGGCGGCGACCTGCTGGGCGCGCTGGTCGCAGGCGGCGCCTTCGCCGCGTTCCTGTCCACGGCGTCGGGGCTGACCATGGCGGTCGCGGGAGTGCTCACCCAGGACGTCCTGCCGTCCCGGGGCGTACGGCACTTCCGGCTCGGGACGGTCCTCGCCATGGTCGTGCCCCTCGCGGCGAGCGTCCTGGTCGGCGGGCTGCCGGTCGCCGACGCCGTCGGGCTCGCCTTCGCCGTGTCGGCGTCCTCGTTCTGCCCGCTGCTCGTCCTCGGCATCTGGTGGCGGCGGCTGACCCCGCCCGGCGCCGCCGCCGGGATGCTCGTCGGCGGCGGTTCCGCGCTGCTCGCCGTCGCCGCGACCATGGCGGGCTACCCGGGCGAGGGCGCCCCCCTGCACGCCCTGCTCGCCTGGCCCGCCCTCTGGTCGGTGCCGCTGGGCTTCCTCACCATGATCCTGGTCTCCCTGGCCACGCCCGGCCGGGTCCCGCCCGGCACCGCCGCGGTCCTGGCCCGCTTCCACCTGCCCGAGGAACTGCGCACGGAGGTGACGGCATGA
- a CDS encoding Lrp/AsnC family transcriptional regulator yields MSSRSTAFDELDRKIITALMANARTSFAEIGTAIGLSATAVKRRVDRLRETGVITGFSATVKPSALGWRTEAYVEVYCEGAAPPRRLAEVVRDYPEIAAAMTVTGGADALLHVRARDVEHFEEVLERIRQEPFIRKTISVMVLSHLLPESPEAGASHPAPEGAPGGAADVR; encoded by the coding sequence ATGAGCAGCAGGTCCACGGCGTTCGACGAGCTCGACCGGAAGATCATCACGGCGTTGATGGCGAACGCCAGGACGTCGTTCGCGGAGATCGGCACAGCGATCGGGCTGTCGGCGACGGCGGTCAAGCGGCGGGTCGACCGGCTGCGTGAGACCGGTGTGATCACCGGGTTCTCGGCGACGGTGAAGCCGTCGGCGCTGGGCTGGCGCACGGAGGCCTACGTCGAGGTGTACTGCGAGGGCGCCGCCCCGCCGCGGCGGCTGGCCGAGGTCGTGCGCGACTACCCGGAGATCGCCGCGGCGATGACCGTGACCGGCGGCGCGGACGCGTTGCTGCATGTGCGGGCGCGGGACGTGGAGCACTTCGAGGAGGTGCTGGAGCGGATCCGGCAGGAGCCGTTCATCCGGAAGACGATCAGCGTGATGGTGCTGTCCCATCTGCTGCCGGAGAGCCCGGAGGCGGGGGCGAGTCATCCGGCCCCCGAAGGGGCTCCGGGCGGCGCAGCAGACGTGCGCTGA
- a CDS encoding LytR/AlgR family response regulator transcription factor: MLRALAVDDERPSLEELLYLLHADPRIGSAEGAGDATEALRRINRALESGPGGPEAIDVVFLDIQMPGLDGLDLARLLTGFARPPLVVFVTAHEDFAVQAFDLKAVDYVLKPVRKERLAEAVRRAAELRGAAPRIPVHEPDPDHIPVELGGVTRFVAVEDITHVEAQGDYARLHTDKGSHLVRIPLSTLEERWRTRGFVRIHRRHLVALRHIGELRLDAGTVSVLIGSEELQVSRRHTRELRDLLMRRT; this comes from the coding sequence ATGCTGCGCGCCCTGGCTGTCGACGACGAACGCCCCTCCCTGGAGGAGCTGCTCTACCTCCTGCACGCCGACCCCCGCATCGGCAGCGCGGAGGGCGCAGGCGACGCGACCGAGGCGCTGCGCCGCATCAACCGCGCCCTGGAATCCGGCCCCGGCGGTCCCGAGGCCATCGACGTCGTCTTCCTCGACATCCAGATGCCCGGCCTCGACGGCCTCGACCTCGCCCGGCTGCTCACCGGCTTCGCCCGGCCGCCGCTCGTCGTGTTCGTCACCGCCCACGAGGACTTCGCCGTGCAGGCCTTCGACCTCAAGGCCGTCGACTACGTCCTCAAACCGGTCCGCAAGGAGCGCCTCGCCGAGGCCGTCCGCCGGGCCGCCGAACTGCGCGGCGCCGCCCCGCGCATCCCCGTGCACGAACCCGATCCGGACCACATACCCGTCGAACTCGGCGGCGTGACCCGCTTCGTCGCCGTCGAGGACATCACCCACGTCGAGGCCCAGGGCGACTACGCGCGCCTGCACACCGACAAGGGCAGCCACCTGGTCCGCATCCCGCTGTCCACCCTGGAGGAGCGCTGGCGCACCCGCGGCTTCGTCCGCATCCACCGCCGCCACCTCGTCGCCCTGCGCCACATCGGCGAACTCCGCCTCGACGCGGGCACCGTCAGCGTCCTCATCGGCTCCGAGGAGCTCCAGGTCAGCCGGCGCCACACGCGCGAACTGCGCGACCTGCTCATGAGGAGGACGTGA
- the ddaH gene encoding dimethylargininase, whose protein sequence is MPDSRVPRRRRYLVCEPRHFAVQYAINPWMHPGEPVDVLRALDQWQALVDTYRAHGHTVDSVKPVPGLPDMVFAANAAVVVDGRVFGSLFHAPERRPESVPYEAWFKAEGYEVYHPESVCEGEGDLVPAGRWILAGTGFRTTREAHSEVQEYFGTPVISLTLVDPYFYHLDTALFVLDEGPDGTIVYYPEAFSPGSREVLARLYPDAVLATREDAMAFGLNSVSDGRHVFISPGATGLAEQLADRGYVPVPVDLSEFQKAGGGIKCCTQEIREIRS, encoded by the coding sequence GTGCCCGACTCCCGTGTGCCGCGCCGGCGGCGCTACCTCGTCTGCGAACCCAGACACTTCGCCGTGCAGTACGCGATCAACCCGTGGATGCATCCCGGTGAACCCGTCGATGTTCTCCGCGCCCTGGACCAGTGGCAGGCGCTGGTCGACACCTACCGTGCCCACGGCCATACCGTGGACAGTGTGAAACCCGTTCCCGGCCTGCCCGACATGGTTTTCGCCGCGAACGCGGCGGTCGTCGTCGACGGCCGCGTCTTCGGCTCGCTCTTCCACGCGCCCGAACGCCGTCCCGAGTCCGTGCCGTACGAGGCGTGGTTCAAGGCGGAGGGGTACGAGGTGTACCACCCCGAGTCGGTGTGCGAGGGCGAGGGCGACCTGGTGCCGGCCGGCCGCTGGATCCTGGCCGGGACGGGCTTCCGTACGACCCGGGAGGCTCACAGCGAGGTGCAGGAGTACTTCGGTACGCCGGTGATCAGCCTGACGCTGGTGGATCCGTACTTCTACCACCTGGACACGGCGCTGTTCGTCCTCGACGAGGGGCCCGACGGCACCATCGTCTACTACCCCGAGGCGTTCTCGCCGGGCAGCCGTGAGGTGCTGGCCCGGCTGTACCCGGACGCGGTGCTCGCCACCCGCGAGGACGCCATGGCGTTCGGGCTCAACTCCGTCTCCGACGGGCGCCACGTGTTCATCTCACCCGGGGCGACGGGCCTCGCCGAGCAACTGGCCGACCGAGGCTACGTCCCCGTCCCCGTCGACCTGTCCGAGTTCCAGAAGGCCGGTGGCGGCATCAAGTGCTGCACCCAGGAGATCCGGGAGATCCGCTCATGA